The stretch of DNA GCGCCTTCTCCACCGCCCGGCCGGCCCCGTCCTCGAAGCGGACCCGCAGCCGCTCGCCCGCGCGCCCGCGCAGCGCGGCCGAGAGCGCCGCCCACGCCGCCAGCTGGCGGGCGCGCGGCTCCCGCGCCGTGGGCACGCGGTCGACGAGCGCCAGCACCTCCCTGGCGGGCCGCCCCTCCACCGCGTCGACGGCCCACCCCGGGCGCACCCCCGCGGCGGCGGCCGCCCCGCCGGGCGCCACGCGCGTCACCAGGAAGCGCTCCCCCACCAGCCGCAGCTCCAGCCCCGCGTCGCCCGGCGCGCCGCCCGCGGGCGCAGCGCCGCCGGCCGCCAGCCGGTCCTGCACGTCGCCGGGGATGATCCCGAAGTGCGAGAGCCCGAGCCGCCCCACCATCTCGCCCAGGACCGAGCGCAGCTCCTGGTAGGTGCGGGCGGACTGCGCGCGCGGCCTCAGCTCCTCGCGCACCGCGTCCCAGTCCACCCCGTTGAAGGTGGTGTCCCACAACGTGCGGTCGATCACCGCCCACGCCGAGTCGAACGTCTCCACCGCCAGCGCCCCCGCGATCGGCGTCCCCTCCTGCGCCCGGGCCGTCCCGGCGAAGGCGAGGGTCGCGGCGGCGAGCGCCAGCGATATCCGGCACAGCTTCATCACGAGCATATCCTCAGGGTTCCCGCGAACATCCCGCTTCGGGCGGCATCGGAGCCGCCGCGGGCCGCCCCCTCCCCCCGCCCTCCCCCGCTGCGCGGGAGAGGGAGCCTTTTTCCGCGCGCGGAGGCTGCCTCCGCCCGTCACGAGCGAAGCGAGGAAGTCCCTCCCCCACGCCGTTTGTGGGGGAGGGACAGGCGCCTCAAGCGCCAGGGAGAGGGCCCCCCGCCGCCGCGCCGATCCCCGCACTCACGCACTCACGCACTTTCGTACTTCCGTACTCTCGTACTTCGTACCCCGTACCCTCACCGCCCCCGGTACCCCGCCACCGCCCGCACCACGTCGTCGATCCCCGCCTTCATCCGCGCCGAGGGCTGCCCGCCCTTGTTGGCGATGATCGAGAACACCGCCTCGCGCCCGTTGGCCATGCGCACGAAGCCGGAGAGCGAGTCCACGTTCCCGATGTAGCCCGTCTTGGCCGCCACCCGCCCCGGCAGGTCGGGGAAGCGCGCCCGGAGAGAGCCCTCGCGCCCCGACACCGGGAGCGACTGGCGCACCACCGCCTGGCGCGGCGTGGCGGCCACGTAGCGCAGCAGCCGCACCAGCGCCCGCGGCGTCACCAGGTTCCCCGCCGAGAGCCCCGAGCCGTCGCGCAGCACGAAGTCGCTCGTGTCGATTCCCACCACCTGGGTGAGGAAGTCGCGCTCCACCGCCAGTCCCGCCTCCCAGCTCCCCTCGCCGCGCACCTCGCGCCCCAGCGTCTTCACCAGCTGCTCCGCGAACCAGTTCTGGCTGTTGAGCAGGATCGGCCCGATCACCTTCGGCAGCGGGTCCGAGAGGTGCTCGGCCAGCGGCACCGCGTCGGGCTGCGGCGAGCGCGCCGGGTCCGACACCACGCGCACCTCGTCGCGGTCGACCGCGATCCCCTTCGACTCCAGCACCTCGCGGAAGACCGTGGCCGCGAAGCGCGCCGGGTCGTCCACCGCGAAGTACTCCACGTCGCTCGCCTGGCCCGCCGGGATCTGGCCGTAGACGCGGATGCGGCGCGTGCCGGGCACCCGCTCCAGGTCCACCGTGCGCGCCCGCCCCGCGGCCGCCGTGGTCGCCCGGTTCTCCACCTCCACGTACTCCGAGCGCGGCTCCCAGGAGACCCGCGCCGGCTCCCCCGCCGCGCCCGGCGAGATGCGGAACTCGATGGAGTTGTCGTTGAAGCCGATGGCCCCCGTGGGCGCCGCGTACCACCAGCGCAGGTCGTACGCCTCCCAGTCGCCGCGCACGCGCACCGCGTCGAACCACGTCTCGTCGGCCACCACGGCGCCCGAGACGCGGCGGACCCCCTTCGCCAGCAGCGAGTCGGCCAGCTCCTCCCACACCGCCGTGCGGCGCCGGCCGTAGCGGTCGGAGATCAGCGGGTCGCCGCGCCCGTAGAGCACCAGGTCGCCCTGCAGCGTGCCGCCCTGCACCGGCCCCGTCGCGTACAGGGTCGTCCGGTAGCGGTAGCCGGGGTCCAGGTGGTGGGCCGCCGTGGCCGAAACGATCAGCTTGAGGTTCGAGGCGGGGATGAAGAGCCGGTCGGCGTCGCGGGCATAGAGGATCTCCCCCGTGGACGCGTCGCGCACCTCCACCCCCCAGTCGGCGCGCCGGAGCGAGGGGCGCGCAAGGATGGAGTCGATCCGTGCGCCGAGCGCCTCCGCCGAGCGGGTGGTCGTGCCCGGGGCCAGCGAGAGTGCTAGATTGGGGGCCGCCTGGGCCCGCGCGGCGGGCGCGGCGGTTGCGAGGAGGCCGGCGGCCAGCAGCGGGAGCGCCGCGGCGCGGCGGAGCGAAACGCACATCAGCGGGAACACGTGAGCAAGGGCGGAAGCGGAGGCGGACGGGACGGGGGACGATGAGCCACATCGTGCTGGCGGAGGACGACGACCCCCTCCGCCGAATGATTGCGGACGTGCTGGCCTCGGCCGGGCACGTGGTGCGCGCGGTCTCCAACGGCACCGACGCGCTGGCCGAGGTGCGCCGCGAAGCGCCGGACCTGGTGGTGCTCGACTACCGCATGGGGCACCCCGACGGCTTCCAGGTGTGCCGCGAGGTCAAGCGCGACCCCGCCCTGGCGCACGTCCCCGTGCTCATCCTCACCGCGCAGGGCGGCATCGAGGACCGCCTGGGCGGCTTCGACGCGGGCGCCGACGACTACCTGGCCAAGCCGTTCGACCCGCGCGAGCTGCTGGCGCGCGTCTCGGCGCTGCTCAGGCTGGCCGCGCGCGGGCGCGACCGCAACCCCACCACGGGGCTCCCCGGCGGCGAAGCCATCTACGCCGAGCTCGAGCGCAGGCGGGACGTGGGCGAGCCGTTCGCGGTGGTCTACTTCGACCTGGACTTCTTCAAGCCGTTCTCCGACCGCTTCGGCTTCGCCGTGGCCGACCAGGCGATCCGCGAGGCCGGCGCCGCCGTGGTCGAGGCCGCCAAGGCGGGCGGCGACGACACCTTCGTGGGCCACGTGGGCGGCGACGACTTCGTGCTCTGCTGCGCCCCGGAAGACGCGCGGCGCCTGGCCGAGACCGCCCAGCGCCGCTTCGCCGACGGCCTGCGCGCCCACCTGCCGGAAGACGCGGTGGGCGCGGGCACCTACCGCGCGCTGGACCGCTACGGCGCCGAGCGCGAGTTCCCCGTCACCCAGATCTCCGCGGCCGTCGTGCGCATCGACCCGGCGCGCTGGCCCGACTTCCAGCACCTGGGCGAGGCCGTGGCCGAGGCCAAGCGCCGCGCCAAGGCCGGCGAAGGCAGCGGCATCGTCGAGGCCGACGTCGTCGGCTGACCTCTGTCGGCGTGGAAGGAAGTAATTTAACTCCTCTCCCGGCAATGGCTCAACCCGCTTCGCAGTCCGGTTGTCGATGCGCCGCCGGAGTGGAGTGGGCAGCTACTTGGATGGAGGTAGAGCGATGGACACCCTTCGCCCGAAGCTCGCGTTCGAGAGGCTGAATGCTAACGGGCTGACCGTTGGCTATGAGGTTCGGGTTTCCCGAGCAAAGGTTCCGGGCGGATGGTTGATTGTGGTTGAACAGGCCGGTGGAGAGGGCTTGACGTTCATGCCCGATCCCGAGCACAAGTGGAGTGGTGGTTCACTCCCATAGCAGGCGGTCCGCCTAAATCACGACGCTTGGCTTGTTTTCGATCAATCGAAGAGGGGCACCCGGCCAGGCCAGGTGCCCCTCTTCGATTGATTTTCAGGTTCGTTCAGGCCAGCGCGCTCTGCGTGGGACCCGCGCCTTCCGGGAACGCCGTCGGCGTGCGCGGCGGGGAAGACGCGGCGCCGTTCGGGAGCGCGGCGGGCGGGGCCTCGGCGGCGGCGAGCTGGGCGGCGCGGATCTCCAGGAAGTCGTACACGATCACGCCGTCGTCGGTGATGTCCGACATCACCCGCAGGCCGTCCTCCAGCGAGTTGAGCACCTTCTCGGCCCGCGTCATCGGCCACCCCAGCCCGGTGGCCACGTCGGTCACCGTCAGCCGGCCGCCCTTCCGGCCGGCCAGCTGGAGCACGGGGAGCTGCAGGCTCTGGAGGAGCGCCTCGCGCCGGCGCTCGCGCGCCTCGCGGGCGCTGCGCTGCAGGAGCCACCCGCCGCCGCCCGCGAAGAGGGCGAACACGATCGGCGGCAGCACCGCCTCGCCGATGCCGACCATCAGCATGACGGCGGCGAACGCGAAGAGGAGGTACGACAGGAAGCGCCTCCCCCCGCCGCCGCTCCCCACCACGTCCGGGTCCGACATGCGGCCGGCGGGGAGGGAGGGCGCGCCGGGGGTGCCGGGCGCCAGGGCGAACGCCGCGTACTTCCCCCAGTTCTCGCCGCAGCGGGGGCAGACGCGGTGGTCCTTGCGCAGCAGGTAGTAGAGGATGCCGCCCGCGCCCACGATCCCGCCGGTGACGACGGTGAGCAGCACCAGCGCCGCCACGTGCCCGCCGCGCGTGAAGTAGCCCACGCTCTGGCCGCGGAAGCCGCAGCGCGGGCACATCCCGATCGGCTCCGCGAAGCCGCCCGGCCGGGTGGCCAGGACGGGGACGGCCGCGGGGTGCGGCTGCGGCAGGCGCGGCATGGCGGCGCCGCACGTCTGGCAGTTGGCGCGCCCATCGGGCACGCGGGCGCCGCAGGTGGAACAATACATTACACGCTCCCGAGCCGCCCGGGGCGGCTGCGTCTGGTCGTCAGGGCCTGTCGCGGACTCCGGCGTCCCCTGATACGACCCACCCGAGAAAGAGTTTCACCATGGGTTGAATCTTTCCGGAACCCGCTGGTGTAGTGCTTGCACTTGTGGCTCCCGGGGGCGCCCGGAAGCCCCGCTGCCGAACGGACCCGAACCAGACCTCTCCCATGCACGGTAACGGAACCCTCGCCCGTGGTAAAGTGGTTCTGTGCACCGCCCTGTGCGCCTGCCTGGCCGGCGGCGCCCCGGCGCTCGCGGCGCAGGCCCCCGCCGCCCCCGTCCCGGCCACCGCCG from Longimicrobium sp. encodes:
- the dacB gene encoding D-alanyl-D-alanine carboxypeptidase/D-alanyl-D-alanine-endopeptidase; translation: MCVSLRRAAALPLLAAGLLATAAPAARAQAAPNLALSLAPGTTTRSAEALGARIDSILARPSLRRADWGVEVRDASTGEILYARDADRLFIPASNLKLIVSATAAHHLDPGYRYRTTLYATGPVQGGTLQGDLVLYGRGDPLISDRYGRRRTAVWEELADSLLAKGVRRVSGAVVADETWFDAVRVRGDWEAYDLRWWYAAPTGAIGFNDNSIEFRISPGAAGEPARVSWEPRSEYVEVENRATTAAAGRARTVDLERVPGTRRIRVYGQIPAGQASDVEYFAVDDPARFAATVFREVLESKGIAVDRDEVRVVSDPARSPQPDAVPLAEHLSDPLPKVIGPILLNSQNWFAEQLVKTLGREVRGEGSWEAGLAVERDFLTQVVGIDTSDFVLRDGSGLSAGNLVTPRALVRLLRYVAATPRQAVVRQSLPVSGREGSLRARFPDLPGRVAAKTGYIGNVDSLSGFVRMANGREAVFSIIANKGGQPSARMKAGIDDVVRAVAGYRGR
- a CDS encoding response regulator, translating into MSHIVLAEDDDPLRRMIADVLASAGHVVRAVSNGTDALAEVRREAPDLVVLDYRMGHPDGFQVCREVKRDPALAHVPVLILTAQGGIEDRLGGFDAGADDYLAKPFDPRELLARVSALLRLAARGRDRNPTTGLPGGEAIYAELERRRDVGEPFAVVYFDLDFFKPFSDRFGFAVADQAIREAGAAVVEAAKAGGDDTFVGHVGGDDFVLCCAPEDARRLAETAQRRFADGLRAHLPEDAVGAGTYRALDRYGAEREFPVTQISAAVVRIDPARWPDFQHLGEAVAEAKRRAKAGEGSGIVEADVVG